The following proteins are encoded in a genomic region of Nakaseomyces glabratus chromosome J, complete sequence:
- the ATX1 gene encoding copper metallochaperone ATX1 (CAGL0J07980g~Ortholog(s) have copper chaperone activity and role in cellular copper ion homeostasis, cellular iron ion homeostasis, cellular response to oxidative stress, copper ion transport, regulation of iron ion transmembrane transport): MSENQNHYQFDVVMTCSGCSSAVERVLKKLEPDVSHIDISLPQQTVDVYTTLPYETILEKIKKTGKEVKSGTTL, translated from the coding sequence ATGAGCGAAAATCAAAACCATTACCAATTTGATGTCGTAATGACATGTTCCGGATGTTCTAGCGCTGTTGAACGTGTGCTGAAGAAACTTGAACCAGATGTCTCCCACATTGATATATCCTTACCACAACAAACTGTGGATGTATATACCACATTGCCATACGAAACCATCCTtgaaaagatcaaaaagACAGGTAAAGAGGTCAAATCTGGAACCACTCTTTAG
- the ORC5 gene encoding origin recognition complex subunit 5 (CAGL0J08008g~Ortholog(s) have ATP binding, DNA replication origin binding activity), with protein sequence MSKSNLVVLFRDYQLELLDSLIDVDSTLTTPNLILQGYSGTGKTLTLRKVFELKPDIINVWLDPIEVVSWKPLFQAIARSTQQRLMQKYPGLQDKEYDPMAVEEPSFLVKYLIKLFSHYKELPEKIPLYIVYDGFDSLQDLDSQILYKLLKLHELLPNDNAIVMKSIYTVRDLNFVNRYSSNAIPMVVFPRYNLDEIIKILILTRAQELVGSSFLVMQLELLDECEYTNESLEKVAVNFIQLIVQAFHSYTGNDIYALNDLIDFKWPLYLKNLDKNNILDPLALYRANVRLFITTDDSLKNDFNDTYEDYSDTAMTQTYELSNISKYLLIAAYFCSYIETKFDIGIFSKRGSKAANSKRKKKEQNPRYLQPSFFYIERLLAIFQSIYPLEIEVPKGSLAALKVDDLMKSNVEVFQNLAELFSLKLITCSSSKNLDVLGNKIKWRVNIPWEIISEIASSVSFDISEYFSGVHD encoded by the coding sequence ATGAGTAAGTCTAACTTGGTAGTTTTGTTTAGGGATTATCAATTGGAATTGCTTGATTCCTTGATTGATGTGGATTCAACATTAACAACCCCGAATTTAATCCTACAAGGATATAGCGGGACTGGTAAGACACTAACCTTGAGGAAAGTTTTTGAGTTGAAGCCAGATATTATTAATGTATGGCTGGATCCAATTGAAGTTGTATCCTGGAAGCCTCTATTTCAAGCGATAGCTAGGTCTACGCAACAAAGACTGATGCAAAAATATCCTGGACTTCAGGATAAAGAATACGATCCAATGGCTGTAGAGGAACCTTCCTTTTTGgtgaaatatttaataaagcTGTTCAGTCATTACAAGGAACTACCAGAAAAGATACCGTTATATATTGTCTATGATGGATTTGATAGTTTACAAGATTTAGACTCCCAAATATTGTACAAATTACTTAAACTTCATGAACTTCTTCCTAATGACAATGCAATTGTTATGAAATCCATCTACACCGTACGAGATTTGAATTTTGTTAATAGATATAGCAGCAATGCAATTCCTATGGTTGTTTTTCCTAGGTATAACTTAgatgaaataataaaaattttaattctGACTAGAGCACAAGAACTAGTTGGAAGTTCGTTCCTTGTCATGCAATTAGAGCTTTTAGATGAATGTGAATATACTAACGAATCTTTAGAAAAGGTGGCGGTTAATTTTATACAATTAATTGTTCAAGCTTTTCACTCTTATACAGGGAATGACATATACGCACTAAATGATTTGATAGACTTTAAATGGCCactatatttgaaaaatctcGATAAGAATAATATTCTAGATCCATTGGCACTCTATCGTGCCAATGTTAGATTATTCATAACAACTGATGATAGTCTAAAAAATGACTTTAACGACACCTATGAGGATTACTCAGATACTGCAATGACACAAACATATGAGCTATCCAacatatcaaaatatcttcttATTGCAGCATATTTTTGTTCCTACATTGAAACTAAATTTGATATAggaatattttcaaagcGAGGAAGCAAGGCTGCGAATAGCAAACGCAAGAAGAAGGAACAAAATCCAAGATATCTACAACcgtcttttttttacatCGAGAGGTTACTGGCCATATTCCAGTCAATATACCCCCTCGAAATAGAAGTTCCTAAGGGTTCATTAGCAGCCTTAAAAGTTGATGATCTCATGAAATCTAATGTTGAGGTATTCCAGAATTTAGCTGAGTTATTTTCCTTGAAACTAATAACTTGCAGTAGTTCAAAAAATCTTGACGTTTTgggaaataaaataaaatggaGAGTAAATATACCTTGGGAAATCATTTCTGAAATTGCAAGTTCTGTAAGTTTTGATATATCGGAATATTTCAGTGGTGTCCATGATTAA
- the LTO1 gene encoding ribosome biosynthesis protein LTO1 (CAGL0J07986g~Ortholog(s) have role in ribosomal large subunit biogenesis, translational initiation and cytoplasm, nucleus localization), producing the protein MNTDELLFLEEQFYQEGYEEGRNENLKNNLIEGKEFGLQVGFQRFVLLGQMVGMCDVLDSLQLKNNSLFKNIANVRELISSIELNNKEENVESLEKTLVKLKNKFRLILLSFQREFKHNDRKPINFDNFEDLSRAIAGEIKGFVEDEDATDAKTTQDQAQAW; encoded by the coding sequence ATGAATACTGATGAATTACTATTCTTAGAGGAACAGTTCTATCAAGAAGGTTATGAAGAAGGCAGAAAtgaaaacttgaagaacaattTAATAGAAGGTAAAGAGTTTGGGTTACAAGTTggatttcaaagatttgTGTTACTAGGTCAAATGGTTGGGATGTGTGATGTCCTTGATTCTTTACAGTTGAAGAATAATTCGTTATTTAAGAACATCGCAAATGTCAGAGAGCTGATCAGCTCTATCGAGCTTAACAACAAAGAGGAGAATGTTGAAAGTTTAGAAAAGACTCTAGTGAAATTAAAGAATAAATTTAGATTGATTTTACTTTCATTCCAGAGGGAATTTAAACACAACGATCGCAAGCCtatcaattttgataattttgaagaCTTGTCAAGAGCAATTGCAGGAGAAATCAAAGGGTTTgttgaggatgaagatgcTACAGACGCTAAGACGACTCAAGACCAGGCACAGGCTTGGTag